One window of Tepidanaerobacter acetatoxydans Re1 genomic DNA carries:
- a CDS encoding ImmA/IrrE family metallo-endopeptidase, with translation MSELITNKNLEQVIEKNKLIKDDILRLTNDFTVRYNKSGVTGQDKLSFSVLKEKHLIQIPIDDKYWGGAIITKENIKIPVINTAQPRVYQYFVAWHEIYHLLYDLNLIEETHNIAIDMDLNERKADYFAAKMIFGNVYEYYYSLDDEDFIDRVMKCMDVYKAPYKAVLIELFEEATTKYNDLDLKEKILEHFDNKPEDLVQKFIDLGLDSELVKPSCVVNLGGLEKKIQSVMKDNPDVSHHKDNYEFLLTLKDKIKKEMEGLVK, from the coding sequence ATGTCGGAATTAATAACGAATAAGAACCTTGAACAAGTTATTGAAAAAAACAAACTGATTAAAGATGATATACTAAGATTAACAAACGATTTTACAGTTAGATACAATAAGTCTGGGGTGACAGGACAAGACAAACTATCTTTTTCGGTGTTGAAAGAAAAGCATTTAATCCAGATTCCTATTGATGACAAATATTGGGGTGGAGCCATTATTACAAAGGAAAATATAAAAATACCAGTTATAAATACTGCCCAGCCCCGTGTTTATCAATACTTTGTAGCATGGCATGAAATATACCATTTGCTCTATGACCTTAATTTAATTGAAGAGACACATAATATTGCCATTGATATGGACCTAAACGAAAGAAAAGCAGATTATTTTGCTGCAAAAATGATTTTTGGCAATGTATATGAGTACTATTATTCATTAGATGATGAAGATTTCATTGATAGAGTTATGAAATGTATGGATGTATATAAGGCACCATATAAGGCTGTGCTAATAGAACTGTTTGAAGAAGCCACAACAAAATACAATGATTTAGATTTAAAAGAAAAAATTCTGGAGCATTTTGATAATAAGCCTGAAGATTTAGTACAAAAATTTATAGATCTGGGATTAGATTCAGAATTAGTAAAGCCTTCATGTGTTGTAAATTTAGGTGGGTTAGAGAAAAAGATACAAAGTGTTATGAAAGATAACCCAGATGTTTCCCATCATAAAGACAATTATGAGTTTCTACTTACGCTAAAGGATAAAATTAAAAAAGAAATGGAGGGGCTTGTCAAATGA
- a CDS encoding helix-turn-helix domain-containing protein, which yields MELLFENRKLIGENILNIIKDNGYTKSSFSRLTDISRPTLDKLIKGEVDSFATFKTHVQKILESQNMDEEQLMNYVPRYKEKKELVFALSDNAPDNHVLNPKAQEMFGILEDIVHMYELYYN from the coding sequence ATGGAATTATTGTTCGAAAATAGAAAACTAATTGGTGAAAATATATTGAATATCATTAAAGATAATGGATATACAAAATCTTCTTTTTCAAGGCTTACGGACATTTCAAGGCCTACTTTAGATAAACTAATTAAAGGAGAAGTTGATAGCTTTGCCACCTTTAAAACCCATGTTCAAAAAATCTTAGAAAGCCAGAACATGGATGAAGAACAACTTATGAATTATGTTCCAAGGTACAAGGAGAAAAAGGAACTTGTTTTTGCGCTGTCTGACAATGCACCCGATAATCATGTCCTGAACCCTAAGGCTCAAGAGATGTTTGGTATTTTAGAAGATATAGTCCATATGTATGAACTGTATTACAATTAA